The Candidatus Poribacteria bacterium genome contains the following window.
CCTTTCCATAAGGGTTGTCTTACCCGAACCACTTCGGCCGATTATGGATATGATGGGTATGGGATTTCTCATTTTATATCGCTCATATTATCGTTAAGTGTAGCAGAGATCTGAGAGGTCAGAAGCGCTTATTTCTCAAGGCGAAAAGGAACGAGGAACTAGGAGCGAGGAACGAGGATTTTTATCTCCTCGTTCCTAGTTCCTCTCTCCTCGTTCTTCCCCATGGATAACTGCTACACTCAAAGGAAATTTGAGCGTTTTATATAATTCCCGATAAGCAGAGAGAGCTTACGTTTGGTTTCGTATGGGATGGCGTCCGGTCGAGTTGCTATCGCCTTTTCCAGCGCTCTGGAACAGTCACAACCGGTTCTCTCCTCGGGTATAAGCGCTACGGCTCTTTTGACGACCGTCTTGGCGTGTTCCACGTTGGCGAGCAGGTTCGAGAGTATCATCTCCGCCGTGACCTCCTCATGTTCAGGGTGCCAGCAATCGTAATCGGTCACGCAGGCCAATGTGGCATAGCACATCTCGGCCTCTCTGGCGAGCTTCGCCTCCGGTATGGCGGTCATACCTATGACGTCGAAACCCAGCTTTCTGTAAACCTCAGATTCAGCTCTCGTGGAAAACTGCGGCCCCTCTATGCAGATGTAAGTTCCCCCGTCGTGCACCGTGACGCCATGCTCTTTTGCGCTTTGAACCAGTATCCCGCGCAGGACGGGGCAGAAGGGGTCGGCCATGGCCACGTGGACCGCCATCCCCTCCCCGAAGAAGGTGCTTTTCCTGCCCTTGGTGTTGTCAAATATCTGATCGGGAACGACGAAATCGCGGGGCTTGATCTCCTCCCTGAGGCTGCCGACGGCGCTGACGGATATGAGCCATTCGACCCCCAGGCTTTTAAGGGCGTAGATGTTGGCTCTGACGTTCAGCTCAGAGGGAAGTATCCTGTGCCCCCTGCCGTGGCGGGGCAGAAAGGCCACCTTTTTCCCCTCCAGCGTGCCGATGACTATCCTATCGCTCGGTTTGCCGAATGGGGTATCGAGATCGATCTCCTCTATATCGGTTAACCCCTCCATCTCATAAAAACCGCTGCCGCCGATCACACCTATTTTGACCTTCATCTTACCTCCCCATATGTTCTGTATTTTCCTGACCTTTCTCAGCCTGCGGCAGAGGCCGCGAAGATACCATCTGATTATAATTGAAACCAAGCTGAGCTTCAATTTTCAGAACATCCTTTCTCCTGTGCTCCGTGTATCATACCCCCCCAGAGCTTCAACCCGACGCTTAAACTCCTCCGACCGTATGGTCTCGATCATCCTGGATATAAGCCGGTCCTCAAGGTAACGCTCCGGTATGGCCAGATCGTATCTCTCCTCAGCGACGGGGATAAAATCCAGATCCAATGCCTTTGCGGCGGCCGATATGCCCAATCCCACATCGGCCACGCCGTCCTTCACGGCGGCCGCCACCGCCAGATGGGTGAAAAGCTCGTTTTCATATCCGTCGATCTCATCGGGGGAGATACCGATTTTCCTTAGCTCGTAATCCAGAAGCACCCTTGTTCCCGACCCTGGCTGGCGGTTGACGAACCTCACGTCCTTTCGGGTCAGATCCTTAAAGGACTTAATCCCCTTCGGGTTTCCCCTGCGGACGATGAGCCCCTGTTGCCTGTAGACGAGGTTGATCAGGGCGATTCCACCATCGGGGAAGAGCCTTCGGATATAGCTGACGTTATACTCTCCCGTTTCCTCGTCGAGGAGGTGTGTCCCGGCGGCATGACATTCACCCCTGCGCAGGGCAACCAGACCTGCAAGACTTCCCACGTGGGCCGAGGAGACGGAGACCTCGGGCCACCGCCGCCTCATCTCATCGCCTATCAGATCGAGGGTCATATCATGGCTGCCCACAATGGAGATGGTGTTCTCTATCTCCTCCATCCCCCTCAACAGCTCCACCTCCATCTCCTCTCCCTGCTCGATCCCCTCGAGCTGAGACGGTATCCTGATGATCCCGTCAGCCCTGACGAGGGATGATATGACACCGGCCCCCCGTGCGATCGGGACGAGCACAAGCTTGGAACCTACCTTCCCCAGCTTAACCCTTATGAACTCCTCCATGCCGGCCCTCGATGCTATCCTCCTGCCTGCTCGCGCACGGACGATCCGCCTCCCGCTCGGCGCTATGCCGAGCATTCTGGAGATAAGGGGTTTGGCGAACAGGTCGAAGGCCACATAGGCTGAGACCGGATATCCCGGCACCCCGATCACAGGTCTATCCTGCACCACTCCCAGCGCCACCGGCTTTCCCGGCATGATATCCACCCCGTGCACCAGAAGCTCGCCTAGATCGGATATAACCTTTGGCACGTAATCCTCCCTGCCGGCAGATGAACCGGCGTTGACTGCCACAAGGTCGAACTCCCCCACCGCTTTGAGAATCGCCTCCTTTATGGCGTCGGGATCGTCCGGGACGGGTTTAAATCTGACCAGTTCACCGCCCCACTCCTCTATCATGCCGGCAAGCATGTAGGAGTTCGTCTCGATCACCTTTCCGTAGAGCTCCTCAGTGCTCAGCTCCTC
Protein-coding sequences here:
- the mtnP gene encoding S-methyl-5'-thioadenosine phosphorylase, coding for MKVKIGVIGGSGFYEMEGLTDIEEIDLDTPFGKPSDRIVIGTLEGKKVAFLPRHGRGHRILPSELNVRANIYALKSLGVEWLISVSAVGSLREEIKPRDFVVPDQIFDNTKGRKSTFFGEGMAVHVAMADPFCPVLRGILVQSAKEHGVTVHDGGTYICIEGPQFSTRAESEVYRKLGFDVIGMTAIPEAKLAREAEMCYATLACVTDYDCWHPEHEEVTAEMILSNLLANVEHAKTVVKRAVALIPEERTGCDCSRALEKAIATRPDAIPYETKRKLSLLIGNYIKRSNFL
- a CDS encoding molybdopterin biosynthesis protein, with protein sequence MRKRYLARKPLDEALEILLNHPACSHLSPPESIPTWQSLGRITAEPVYAVISSPPYHCAAMDGISLRASDTFGASDANPVRVPPEGYHQIDTGDPIPEGDDAVVMAEEIRELEGGWVELRSAARPWQHVRMAGEDVVATEMILPRGHKIRPVDVSAMLSCGVRSLTVRAKPRVALIPTGDELVSAEEELSTEELYGKVIETNSYMLAGMIEEWGGELVRFKPVPDDPDAIKEAILKAVGEFDLVAVNAGSSAGREDYVPKVISDLGELLVHGVDIMPGKPVALGVVQDRPVIGVPGYPVSAYVAFDLFAKPLISRMLGIAPSGRRIVRARAGRRIASRAGMEEFIRVKLGKVGSKLVLVPIARGAGVISSLVRADGIIRIPSQLEGIEQGEEMEVELLRGMEEIENTISIVGSHDMTLDLIGDEMRRRWPEVSVSSAHVGSLAGLVALRRGECHAAGTHLLDEETGEYNVSYIRRLFPDGGIALINLVYRQQGLIVRRGNPKGIKSFKDLTRKDVRFVNRQPGSGTRVLLDYELRKIGISPDEIDGYENELFTHLAVAAAVKDGVADVGLGISAAAKALDLDFIPVAEERYDLAIPERYLEDRLISRMIETIRSEEFKRRVEALGGYDTRSTGERMF